From Bombina bombina isolate aBomBom1 chromosome 1, aBomBom1.pri, whole genome shotgun sequence:
acacacaaccaaatAAACACACAACCAAGCACACAACCAAAAACACACACAACCAAATAAACACACAACCAAACACACActcaaacaaaaacacacacaaccaAATAAACACACAACCAAACACACActcaaacaaaaacacacacaaccaaataaacacacaaccaaacacacacacaaacaaaacacacagacaaccaaacaaaacacacacaaccaaataaacacacaaacaaaaacacaaactcacaacgaaacaaacaaaacacacaaaacCTAGCAAACACATGTATACTTATATtgttgattttttattattattatattaacttAGGCTAATACATATTATGACTATACGACAGTTATTTgatcctttttagaaaacacatttaaaacttttattttaattggTCAATTTCAAAATCAATGTTGTTAATGTTTATTCCTTAAATAAATTAGTTGttggcaatttgaaaagcagcattgtTCAGATAACCAAACAAAATCTATGTCTGTGATATGtacttaaatatatttattgtattataAAAAGCATTTATGTATCCATGCATGTAATGTAGCATCTCAAAAGGAAAATATTAGTATAAATGTTACGCTGCTTAAACCATGTGTTAAATTATAGTGAATTGTATAATAATTATTTCCAATATGTTTTCTCCTCTGAATTCTATAGCACTTCCTTTGAAACGAAAGCATGGCACTGTGTTAGCCAGTGCATTTCATGAACCATCattattgtttttgttaaaaaagcaaCAGAAGAGATATAGAAGTAATTTAAGAGCTAAACAGAAGGAAAACAAAGATCCAACTATTAAAAGGGCATTGCAtccttgttcatgattcagacaaggcaaaacataaaaaaaatgtatctatttaatgaattttttttttttcctttggaatgCTTTGTTAAAAAAAACCCAGATAGGTTAAGGAGTCTTTTTGTGTTTGTAACTCCATAGGGCAACAGTGTTAATTAATATgtttgtatcttcttctttaacaaTTGTATTCTTCGTTCTTAAAGAATGGCATATTTATACAAATAATCATATTTGaattattaatactttttttttgtttttgctcttTTTGTGTTTAAATTTTAGTTTTATTCAATATTCGTTCAATACAGATGTGTTGtgtatgataaattaatttattgtagTTCTTCTGTTTGTTAAATCTAATATAAGTTGCATGGATTTATATGTAACATAATAATAAATGGTTCAAATACTCTTTTGTTTTGTATCATTAGTGCACAGAAATGTTTACATTTGCAAAGTGATGTTTTCTTTAAGGATTTAATGAACAACCACACCATATTCCGGGACTTCCATATTTTAGCATTTTCTGCAAAAGAAGATAATCAATTATTactttttgttatgtttttctttatttatataattgGGGTGTCAGGTAATTTTGTTATGATTACACTGGTTTTTGTAGACGCAAACTTGCACACTTCTATGTATCTTTTTCTTAGCAACCTATCAGTTGTTGATATTGGCTTCACAACAACCATTCTGCCTAAATTATTGGATATTTTACTAACAGGAAATAACACAATTTCTATCCTACAATGCTTCACTCAGctatacttttatttattgtttggCAGCACAGAAATTTTGCTGTTATCCTCCATGGCATATGATCGTTCTGTCGCCATTTGTAACCCTTTAAATTACCACCGTATCATGACCAATAAGAAATGTGTCCTCATTTTAGGAATCACCTGGTTATCTGGATGCCTGAACGCACTATTTTATACTTGTGTCGCAGCAAATATTCCTTTATGTCTTTCCAATGAGATTCATTATTTTTACTGTGATGGTAAAGCCTTGACTAAAATTGCCTGCAGTGATAAGAGGTTTAGTTTTGTGCTTTTAGCAGAAGCATTGTTATTTCTGCTTTTCCCTTTTCTTCTCATATTAGTATCATATACTAAGATTATATCCAGTATTTTGCAAATGAACTCCCAGGAGAGCAGGAGAAAATCGTTCTCTACCTGCACATCTCACATCACTGTTCTAACCATTTTCTACGGGTCAGCTCTTTGCATATACCTGAGGCCACCTTCAGAACATACTGAGCGACTTGATCATGTGTTTGGTGTGTTGTACACCTCAGTGACACCAATGCTAAATCCTCTAATATATAGTCTGAGGAATAAAGATGTAAGGAGTGCTATCAGAAAACTCAGAGTACAAAACTTTGGGCTGAGTTAAAGGGACGTAGTGCTCAAAAAGTTTCAGTCATATGTGCATAAGAAAAAAGTTAAATGGACCTTCCGGtagaaatgtaaatgcacatagacaaattacatctttgaatagaaacatatttgcattatacatgtattggtaaaaatgcttccaGCAaatattatcactgttttagtgttagcatttttctctgcacatgcatgtgaagcctAGTTAGATGtttttagtgcaccagcattttaaatactgcagctgctcagatgggtcttgtatcatgtcagcaattaacaaattgagtcatcacCACAGTACtatgtttataatgctggtgcatggagcatacttaaatacacttttgagtcaactatagcttttattagaagcatttttgctaatgcatgtatattacaaaaatgcttctattcaaaactgaaatgcatccatgtggattccaattttggctgtaatgtccctttaaggaaaggtatttacatataaaatcctCAGACTGCAAACTCCATAAAGAAATTTGATTTATTTCAGGAACACCCATTAAAAGAAAACTTTCtttaatataatgtccctttaattcatttagaAAAGGAAattcatgtaaaaaaatatttattttttatcaatattaggaaacaaaaatacattttattcttaCATTAATCACATTTCTCATTTTCTTCTTCTAATGTCAGAACAAGAATATAATTGGTAGCACCTTAAATGAACTAAAACAGCGTAAACCCTCCTAACATTTTAAAGAAAGGAAAATAAAGTAGCATTGCAAAAGtaactttattttatgtatctagCTTACTTTTGCTACAAAATACAAACGAAAACTGGAGGGTCGcaattatacttaaagggtcataaaataattacaagacttttctgttaTCTtgtaatagattaaagggacagtactactccagaattgttattgtttaaaaagatagataatccctttattacccattcccctgttttgcataaccaacactgttgtattaatatcctttttacactctgttattaccttgtatctaagcctctgcagactgtccccttatttcagttcttttgacagacttgcatttagccagtcagtgccctctcacttttAAATCCACGGgcttggtcacaatgttatctgtttggcacacatgaacttacacctgCTAGCTATGATAAACtgttaaatacattgaaataaggggtggccttcaaggttttagaaattaacatatgagcctacctaggtttagctttcaacaaagaaaaccaagagaacaaagcaaatttgatgatagatgtgaataagttaattggaaagttgtttaatattgcattccctatctgaatcttgaaagtttagaaTTAACTAGACTATccgtttaacccctttgcgaccgaggacgtgtcaggaacgtcctacaaagggtttaagttaatgaccaaggacgtgcctggcatatCCTCAGGGGTTTGAAGCGaccatgatcgcttccagccgctttcaggttattgcagtgatgcctcgatattgaggcatctggcaataaccttttttaaacatccaatgcagagagagacactctggtGCCTATtgatggtgggtgggagctgtagcaggaaggcgggtgggtggcccatcattgGAGGAACTTCCGGATCTTGTCCTTGCAGTGCGAGCGAGTGAGCTGGAGCTTGCAGAGTGAGTGTGCGCGAGACTCCTTcacaatgtatgggaaggagggagaaggagagggaggggggaataaatgttggaaaagggatctgggaggaaggggggggtagggtattgaggggggggcagctacagtacagaaaattgggtttgaaaaaaataaaaaaataaaaaaataaaatacctattttatttagcaaactgggtactgactttctgccagtacttaagatggcgttgacaattgtgaggtgggggagggaagagagctgttgagggaggtcagggagggatcaggggttgggatgtgtcaggtgggaggctgatctctacactaaagctaaaattaaccctaaaagctacctaattaactccttaactgctgggcataataaagtgtggtgtgcagcggcatttagtaaccttccaattaaaaaaaaaagcaacgccaaagccatatatgtctgctgtttctgaacaaaggggatagcagagaagcacttacaaccatttgtgccataagtgcacaagctgtttgtaaataatttcagtgagaaagctaaagtttgtgaaaaagttaagtgaaaaagttaaccattttttttatttgatcggatttggctgtgaaatggtggcatgaaatataccaaaatgggcctagatcaagactttgggttgtctactaaaaaaatatatatacatgtgaagggttattcagggattcctgacagattttagtgtttacaatgtaactattgctaattttaaaaaaaaaatggtttggaaatagtaaagtgctacttgtacttattgccctatatcttgcaaaaaaggaaagaacatgtaaacattgggtatttctaaactcaggaaaaaaattagaaactatttagcatgggtgagttttggtggttgtagatgtgtaatagattttcggggtcaaagttagaaaaagtgggttttttttgccattttttcatcatattttataaaaaaataaataaagtaaattatgaaatgatgaaaataatggtaaatttagaaagtccatttaatagcgagaaaaacagtataaaatatgaggtccatttatcaagctccgaatggaacttgagggcccgtgtttctggcgagcctgcagttatgaagcaatggtctaaagaccgcggctccataaccctgtccgatctgctctgagcaggcggacaggaatcgccacaattcaacctgatcgagtacgatcgggttgattgacacctccctgctggcggcccattggccgcaagtctacagtgggcggcgttgcaccagcagctcttgtgagctgctggtgtaatgctgaatatggagagcatattgctcttcgcattcaacgaggtctgtcggacctgatccgcactgttggatcaggtccgacagacatttgataaataggcatctctgtgtgggtacaataaatgagtaagagacaaattacagctaaataaaaacacagcagaaatgtacaaatagccctggtccttaagggttagaaaattgaaaaatggtctggacactaaggggttaacatattagctaagtgtgatttttttttaatacaataataTCATCTTTGCAGCGAAAGTTTTTTTAAGGTCAAGCTCTCTCCAccagttgccttatttggagaagcaaaTCTGGTGCACACACAGCTAGTAACTGTAATTTTATTAGCaaaatctcttctgctgaggccagttaggaacagatatgtacATAGATAAGTTTGCAGTGTGCACTTTGAATTCTTACAGGAAAAGGGtggaaaatagaaaaaaggaaagcttagggtttttttttgctacacataattaaacattttggcctcaatatcaagtggagctctatttatttatttatttgcttgcgCGCTAATGGTGCTCAAAGTTAAACATTTGCAGAGCCACTAATTGAAAGTAAAAGGTAAACAAAAATTCAGAACTTTGGATATCGTGACCACGCTAACTCATCCCCATAGACGTAGAAATTCCTTTAAGTTATCGCTTACATGCTAACCCAATACTGCGCTAGATcgactgcgctaaagccaaaggtgcattagaAATACATTAAATTCCCATGTTCTTCGCATCGAAgaaaataatctttttattttttaaatagatatatagtgtgtgtgggtatatatatatatatatttatatatatatatatatatatatatatatatatatatatatatatataaaaataaattaataaaaagaacattttattctatgtgaatagttttatttagtgtttgctatgtggggggatggctcttaggggttaatagttttttttacgtAGCTACCATTTGGGGGGACGGTAGTTTAgatgttaatactttaattagtagttggcgatatgggggggcggcggtttaggggttaatagttttatttagtgtttgcgatgtgggggatggcggtttaggggttaatagttttatttacatagctgcaatgtggggggacggcggtttagaggttaatagctttatttagtgttggcgatgtggggggatggcggtttaggggttaatagttttttttagtgttggcgatgtggggggagggcactttaggagttaataggtttagttagtgttggcgatgtgaggggacggcAGTT
This genomic window contains:
- the LOC128667004 gene encoding olfactory receptor 10A7-like, producing the protein MNNHTIFRDFHILAFSAKEDNQLLLFVMFFFIYIIGVSGNFVMITLVFVDANLHTSMYLFLSNLSVVDIGFTTTILPKLLDILLTGNNTISILQCFTQLYFYLLFGSTEILLLSSMAYDRSVAICNPLNYHRIMTNKKCVLILGITWLSGCLNALFYTCVAANIPLCLSNEIHYFYCDGKALTKIACSDKRFSFVLLAEALLFLLFPFLLILVSYTKIISSILQMNSQESRRKSFSTCTSHITVLTIFYGSALCIYLRPPSEHTERLDHVFGVLYTSVTPMLNPLIYSLRNKDVRSAIRKLRVQNFGLS